Proteins encoded in a region of the Labeo rohita strain BAU-BD-2019 chromosome 22, IGBB_LRoh.1.0, whole genome shotgun sequence genome:
- the LOC127153301 gene encoding uncharacterized protein LOC127153301, with protein MIKKMFHTFAFCCLCCFQLIGVFADEVKSVSVMEGESVTLNITVTEKQNIAMIMWKFGHNKSLIAKISKKFTNIAVYYKDANERFRDRLKLDNQTGSLTIMNTRSTDSGDYEVDIDSSRKTTFNVTVYVPVPQSSTQSPSQSTPQSPSQSSSSHYSESEPLSSNSALLISVAAVAGPLLTVAAVGMIWIYRKHRKTDQEVQICEEEITLIRYSTKEMCKNRSMRWWMQVLSQDVELVPLY; from the exons atgataaagaaaatgtttcataCATTTGCGTTTTGCTGTTTGTGCTGTTTCCAACTGATTG GTGTATTTGCTGATGAAGTAAAGTCAGTATCAGTGATGGAGGGGGAATCTGTCACTCTAAACATTACTGTTACTGAAAAACAGAACATTGCTATGATCATGTGGAAGTTTGGACATAACAAATCACTCATAgctaaaatcagtaaaaaattCACTAATATCGCTGTATATTATAAAGATGCtaatgagagattcagagacagactaaaGCTGGacaatcagactggatctctgactaTCATGAACACCAGAAGCACAGACTCTGGAGATTATGAAGTTGACATCGACAGCAGCAGAAAGACCACATTCAATGTTACTGTCTACG TGCCGGTCCCACAGTCTTCCACACAGTCACCATCACAGTCTACTCCACAGTCTCCATCACAGTCATCTTCTTCACATTATTCAGAGTCTGAACCTCTGTCTTCAAACTCTGCATTGCTGATCTCTGTTGCTGCTGTTGCTGGACCTCTGTTGACTGTAGCTGCAGTTGGGATGATCTGGATCTacagaaaacacagaaaaactgaTCAAGAAG TTCAAATTTGTGAGGAAGAGATCACACTGATCCGATATTCTACAAAAGAAATGTGCAAAAATCG GAGCATGAGGTGGTGGATGCAGGTGTTGTCACAAGACGTTGAACTAGTTCCTCTTTACTGA
- the LOC127153299 gene encoding SLAM family member 5, with protein sequence MFHMLVLFWLWYLIGVFGESVSVMEGDSVVLHTDVTEIHKNDDIQWIFGAENILIAEINTEVGFFNMSDVLDGRFRDRLKLNKQTGSLTITNITTQHSGDYKLEISGVKLSSKTFSVSVCRHLPIPVITSNSSQCSSSSSSSSSQQNCSLLCSVVNVSHVTLSWYKGNRLLSSISVSDLSISLSLPLEVEYQDKNTYSCVINNPISNQTLHLDISQLCHTCAEVHYCCGFTEALIRLVISALVGVAAVAVLVYDIKSTRGGDKKQIPYIL encoded by the exons atgtttcacatgcttGTTTTGTTCTGGTTGTGGTATCTGATTG GTGTGTTTGGAGAGTCAGTGTccgtgatggagggagattctgttGTTCTACACACTGATGTTactgaaatacataaaaacgATGACATACAGTGGATATTTGGAgctgaaaacattctaataGCTGAAATCAACACAGAGGTTGGATTCTTCAACATGTCtgatgttcttgatgggagattcagagacagactgaagctgaacaaacaaactggatctctgaccatcacaaacatcacaactcAACACTCTGGAGACTATAAACTAGAGATTAGTGGAGTAAAACTGtcatcaaaaacattcagtgtttCTGTCTGCC GTCATCTGCCCATTCCTGTCATAACTAGTAACTCTTCACAatgttcatcatcatcatcatcatcatcatcacagcagaattgttcactgttgtgttcagtggtgaatgtgagtcatgtgactctctcctggtacaaaggaaaccgtttattgtccagcatcagtgtgtctgatctcagcatcagtctgtctctacctctggaggtggaatatcaggataaaaacacctacagctgtgtgatcaacaatcccatcagcaaccagactcTACATCTGGACATCAGTCAACTCTGTCACACATGTGCAG AAGTCCACTATTGTTGCGGTTTTACTGAAGCTCTAATCCGATTGGTCATCTCTGCACTTGTGGGCGTGGCTGCTGTGGCTGTTCTGGTTTATGACATCAAATCCACAAGAGGAGGAGACAAGAAGCAGATaccatatatattataa